A genomic region of Mycobacterium senriense contains the following coding sequences:
- a CDS encoding aminotransferase class I/II-fold pyridoxal phosphate-dependent enzyme — protein sequence MDQSTAPLLDALADYRDKNRYGFTPPGHRQGRGADDRVLAVLGREPFLDDLLASGGLDDRRTSNGYLERAEDLMAEAVGADIADIAEVCHRRGKPLILDEAWGAHLPFHEDLPTWAMDAGADVCVVSVHKMGAGFEQGSVFHVQGDLIDRDRLSGCADLLMTTSPSVLLYAAMDGWRRQMVQHGHELLGAALDLTRQAPEEIELIPDVEVLDEELLGVQASHDLDRMQVLIDVSATGTSGYQAADWLRANAHIDLGMSDHRRILATLSMADDKETLGRLTDALRAWRTAANDFEPAPRIALPSPADLQLETVELPRDAFFGQVEAIPTQSAGGRIAAEQITPYPPGIPAVVPGERLNDAVLDYLCSGVNAGMNLPDAADQSLQTIRVLA from the coding sequence GTGGACCAGTCGACCGCTCCCCTGCTCGATGCGCTGGCCGATTATCGCGACAAGAACCGGTACGGGTTCACCCCGCCGGGCCACCGGCAAGGCCGCGGCGCCGACGACCGGGTCCTGGCGGTCCTGGGCCGCGAGCCGTTCCTGGACGACTTGCTGGCCAGCGGTGGCCTGGATGACCGCAGAACCAGCAACGGATACCTCGAGCGCGCCGAAGACCTGATGGCCGAGGCCGTGGGCGCCGACATCGCCGACATCGCCGAGGTGTGCCACCGGCGGGGAAAGCCATTGATCCTGGACGAGGCGTGGGGAGCGCACCTGCCGTTTCACGAGGACCTGCCGACCTGGGCGATGGATGCGGGCGCGGACGTCTGTGTGGTGAGCGTGCACAAGATGGGCGCGGGTTTCGAGCAGGGCTCGGTGTTCCACGTGCAGGGCGACCTGATCGATCGGGACCGCCTTTCGGGTTGCGCTGATCTGCTGATGACGACCAGCCCCAGCGTGCTGTTGTATGCGGCCATGGACGGGTGGCGCCGGCAGATGGTGCAGCATGGTCACGAATTACTCGGCGCCGCGTTGGATTTGACACGGCAGGCGCCCGAGGAGATCGAACTCATTCCGGACGTGGAGGTACTCGACGAGGAACTGCTCGGCGTGCAGGCCTCCCACGACCTGGACAGGATGCAGGTGCTGATCGACGTATCGGCCACGGGCACATCGGGTTACCAGGCCGCCGACTGGTTGCGCGCGAACGCGCACATCGATCTGGGCATGAGCGATCACCGTCGCATTCTGGCCACCTTGTCCATGGCCGACGACAAGGAAACCCTGGGACGTCTCACCGATGCGCTGCGGGCATGGCGAACCGCGGCCAACGATTTCGAGCCGGCGCCGCGCATCGCGCTGCCTTCGCCGGCGGACCTGCAACTGGAAACCGTCGAGCTGCCGCGGGATGCGTTCTTCGGGCAGGTCGAGGCGATACCCACCCAGAGCGCCGGCGGGCGGATCGCCGCCGAACAAATCACGCCCTATCCCCCGGGCATTCCCGCCGTCGTCCCCGGCGAACGTCTCAACGATGCTGTGCTGGACTACCTGTGCTCGGGCGTCAACGCCGGCATGAACCTGCCCGACGCGGCCGACCAGTCGTTGCAGACCATCCGGGTGCTGGCCTGA
- a CDS encoding amidase translates to MIGASGSGPGSISGSGHRRLPTLTDLLYQLASRSVTSTTLVGRSLHAIHASQPTLNAFRVVLTESALADAAEADRRRAAGDPAPLLGVPIAVKDDVDVAGVPTAFGTEGSVAPATHDAEVVRRLKAAGAVIVGKTNTCELGQWPFTSGPGFGHTRNPWSRRHTPGGSSGGSAAAVAAGLVTAAIGSDGAGSIRIPAAWTHLVGIKPQRGRISTWPLPEAFNGITVNGVLARTVADAALVLDAASGNVEGDRHKPPPLIASDYVGKAPGPLNIALSTRFPYTGFRPKLHPEILAATRAVGKQLELLGHTVVPGNPDYGMRLSWDFLARSTAGLRDWEERLGDGVVLDPRTLSNLRLGALLGQAILRTARRHEAADQRRVGSIFDIVDVVLAPTTAQPPPLARAFDRLSGFGTDRAMIAACPLTFPWNVLGWPSINVPAGFTSEGLPIGVQLMGPENSEGMLISLAAELEAVCGWASQQPQSWWDQTTDAPGAN, encoded by the coding sequence GTGATTGGCGCTTCTGGGTCGGGTCCCGGGTCCATTTCCGGATCCGGCCACCGGCGCCTGCCCACACTCACTGACCTGCTGTATCAGCTGGCCAGCCGCTCAGTGACATCCACCACACTGGTGGGCCGCTCCCTGCACGCCATCCACGCCAGCCAGCCCACGCTGAACGCCTTCCGGGTGGTGCTCACCGAGTCGGCGCTGGCCGACGCGGCGGAGGCCGACCGGCGCCGCGCGGCCGGTGACCCCGCCCCGCTGCTGGGGGTCCCGATCGCCGTCAAAGACGATGTCGACGTTGCCGGTGTGCCCACCGCCTTCGGGACCGAGGGGTCGGTAGCCCCCGCCACGCACGATGCCGAGGTGGTGCGCCGCCTCAAGGCGGCCGGCGCGGTGATCGTCGGCAAGACGAACACCTGTGAACTCGGGCAATGGCCGTTCACCAGCGGGCCCGGGTTCGGGCATACTCGCAACCCCTGGTCGCGTCGGCACACCCCCGGCGGATCGTCGGGCGGCAGCGCCGCCGCGGTGGCGGCCGGACTGGTCACCGCCGCGATCGGCTCCGACGGCGCCGGCAGCATCCGGATTCCGGCGGCGTGGACGCACCTGGTGGGCATCAAGCCGCAGCGCGGACGCATCTCGACCTGGCCGTTGCCGGAGGCGTTCAACGGCATCACGGTCAACGGCGTGCTGGCCCGCACCGTGGCCGATGCGGCGCTGGTGCTCGACGCCGCGTCGGGCAACGTCGAGGGCGACCGGCACAAGCCGCCCCCGCTGATCGCGTCCGACTATGTGGGCAAGGCGCCCGGCCCGCTGAACATCGCGCTGTCCACCCGATTCCCATACACCGGCTTCCGGCCGAAGCTGCACCCGGAGATCCTGGCCGCGACGCGGGCCGTCGGCAAGCAACTCGAGCTGCTCGGACACACCGTGGTGCCCGGCAACCCCGACTACGGCATGCGGCTGTCGTGGGACTTCCTCGCCCGGTCCACCGCTGGCCTCCGCGATTGGGAGGAGCGGCTGGGCGACGGCGTCGTACTGGACCCCCGCACCCTGTCCAACCTGCGCTTGGGTGCGCTGCTGGGACAGGCCATCCTGCGCACCGCGCGCCGCCACGAAGCGGCCGACCAGCGCCGAGTGGGGTCGATCTTCGACATCGTCGACGTGGTGCTGGCACCGACCACGGCCCAACCGCCGCCGCTGGCGCGGGCCTTCGACCGCTTGAGTGGCTTCGGCACCGACCGCGCCATGATCGCGGCGTGCCCCCTGACGTTCCCGTGGAACGTGCTGGGCTGGCCGTCGATCAACGTCCCGGCGGGCTTCACGTCCGAAGGCCTGCCGATCGGTGTGCAGCTGATGGGTCCGGAGAACAGCGAGGGCATGCTGATTTCGCTGGCCGCCGAGCTGGAGGCCGTCTGCGGCTGGGCGAGTCAACAGCCCCAGTCGTGGTGGGACCAGACCACCGATGCGCCCGGCGCCAATTAG
- the recO gene encoding DNA repair protein RecO has protein sequence MRLYRDRAVVLRQHKLGEADRIVTLLTRDHGLVRAVAKGVRRTRSKFGARLEPFAHIDAQLHPGRNLDIVTQVVSIDAFATDIVSDYGRYTCGCAMLETAERLAGEERAPAPALHGLTVSALRAVADGRRSRDLLLDAYLLRAMGIAGWAPALNECARCATPGPHRAFHVGAGGSVCTHCRPAGSTTPPPGVLDLMSALHDGDWDFAEQTPQSHRNYVSGLVAAHLQWHLERQLKTLPLVERTYHVDRTIADQRAALIGQDMDCG, from the coding sequence ATGCGGCTATACCGAGACCGAGCTGTTGTGTTGCGCCAGCACAAGCTCGGCGAAGCCGACCGGATCGTCACCCTGCTGACGCGTGATCACGGGCTGGTCCGCGCGGTGGCCAAGGGCGTGCGCCGCACCCGCAGCAAATTCGGTGCGCGGCTGGAGCCGTTCGCGCATATCGACGCGCAGCTACATCCCGGCCGCAACCTCGACATCGTCACCCAGGTCGTCTCCATTGACGCGTTCGCCACCGACATCGTCAGCGACTACGGCCGTTACACCTGCGGCTGCGCCATGCTGGAGACCGCCGAGCGCCTCGCCGGCGAGGAGCGGGCGCCCGCCCCGGCCCTGCACGGGCTCACGGTGAGCGCGTTACGGGCGGTGGCCGACGGCCGCCGATCCCGGGACCTCCTGTTGGACGCCTACCTGCTGCGCGCGATGGGCATCGCCGGATGGGCGCCCGCGCTCAATGAGTGCGCCCGTTGCGCCACCCCCGGTCCCCATCGGGCATTCCACGTCGGCGCCGGCGGCAGCGTCTGCACACACTGCCGCCCGGCCGGTTCGACGACGCCGCCGCCGGGGGTGCTGGATCTGATGTCCGCGCTGCACGACGGCGATTGGGACTTCGCCGAGCAGACGCCGCAATCGCACCGCAACTACGTCAGCGGCCTGGTGGCCGCGCACCTGCAGTGGCATCTGGAGCGACAGCTCAAGACGTTGCCGCTCGTGGAACGGACGTATCACGTCGACCGGACCATCGCCGACCAGCGCGCGGCGCTGATCGGGCAGGATATGGACTGTGGCTAA
- a CDS encoding decaprenyl diphosphate synthase, whose product MAKLWAGGSGRKAERATASADFPQLPPAPDDYPVFPDKSTWPVVFPELPPSPDGGPSRPPQHISKAAPPKIEADRLPNHVAIVMDGNGRWATQQGLSRTDGHKAGEAVVIDIVCGAIELGIKWLSLYAFSTENWKRSPDEVRFLMGFNRDVVRMRRVNLKTIGVKIRWVGSRPRLWRSVINELAIAEDMTKNNDVITVNYCVNYGGRAEIAEATKEIARLAAAGRLNPERITESTVSHHLQRPDIPDVDLFLRTSGEHRSSNFMLWQAAYAEYVFQDKLWPDYDRRDLWAACEEYASRNRRFGSA is encoded by the coding sequence GTGGCTAAACTCTGGGCCGGCGGCTCGGGCCGGAAGGCCGAGCGCGCCACGGCGTCAGCCGATTTCCCGCAGCTGCCCCCCGCGCCCGACGACTATCCGGTGTTTCCCGACAAGTCGACCTGGCCCGTCGTCTTTCCGGAGTTGCCGCCGTCCCCCGACGGCGGGCCGTCCCGGCCACCGCAGCACATCTCCAAGGCGGCCCCGCCCAAAATCGAGGCCGATCGACTGCCCAACCATGTCGCCATCGTGATGGACGGCAACGGCCGATGGGCCACCCAGCAGGGGCTGAGCCGCACCGACGGCCACAAGGCGGGCGAGGCGGTGGTCATCGATATCGTCTGCGGCGCAATCGAACTCGGCATCAAATGGCTCAGCCTGTATGCCTTCTCCACGGAAAACTGGAAGCGTTCCCCCGACGAGGTCCGCTTCCTGATGGGATTCAACCGCGACGTGGTGCGCATGCGCCGGGTGAACCTCAAGACGATCGGGGTCAAGATCCGGTGGGTGGGTTCGCGGCCGCGCCTGTGGCGCAGCGTGATCAATGAATTGGCGATCGCGGAGGACATGACGAAGAACAACGACGTCATCACCGTCAACTACTGCGTCAACTACGGTGGGCGTGCCGAAATCGCCGAGGCCACAAAGGAAATCGCGCGCCTGGCCGCCGCAGGCCGGTTGAACCCGGAACGCATCACCGAGTCGACGGTGTCGCATCACCTGCAGCGGCCCGACATCCCCGACGTCGATCTGTTCCTGCGGACCTCGGGGGAGCACCGGTCCAGCAATTTCATGTTGTGGCAGGCGGCGTACGCCGAATACGTCTTTCAGGACAAGCTGTGGCCCGACTACGACCGCCGCGATTTGTGGGCTGCGTGTGAGGAATACGCGTCCCGCAACCGTAGATTCGGGAGCGCATAG
- a CDS encoding Fur family transcriptional regulator, producing the protein MTGTSVRSTRQRAAISTLLETLDEFRSAQELHDELRRRGENIGLTTVYRTLQSMAAAGMIDTLRTDTGESVYRRCSEHHHHHLVCRSCGATIEVGDHEVEQWAAEVAAKHGFSDVSHTIEIFGTCSDCRGR; encoded by the coding sequence ATGACCGGAACCAGCGTCCGATCCACCCGGCAGCGTGCGGCGATCTCCACGTTGCTGGAGACGCTCGACGAGTTCCGCTCGGCCCAAGAGCTGCATGACGAGCTGCGCCGCCGCGGCGAGAACATCGGCCTGACGACCGTCTACCGGACGTTGCAGTCGATGGCCGCGGCCGGGATGATCGACACGCTGCGCACCGACACCGGTGAATCGGTGTACCGCAGGTGTTCTGAGCACCATCACCATCACCTGGTGTGCCGCAGCTGCGGCGCCACCATCGAGGTGGGCGATCACGAGGTCGAGCAGTGGGCGGCGGAAGTGGCTGCCAAACATGGCTTCTCCGACGTCAGCCACACCATCGAGATCTTCGGCACCTGTTCGGACTGCAGGGGCCGATAG
- a CDS encoding ArsR/SmtB family transcription factor yields the protein MMTSPSPSASMPAADDGDSDPGVVAHDHDALGAAGHSGVAAYPVPPPRDILDAAGELLRALAAPVRIAIVLQLRESHRCVHELVDALGVPQPLVSQHLKILKAAGVVTGERSGREVLYRLADHHLAHIVVDAVAHASEEPR from the coding sequence ATGATGACGTCCCCGTCGCCTTCTGCATCGATGCCGGCCGCCGACGACGGCGATTCGGACCCCGGCGTCGTCGCCCACGACCACGACGCGCTCGGCGCCGCCGGGCACTCCGGAGTCGCCGCCTACCCCGTCCCGCCGCCACGCGACATCCTCGATGCCGCCGGCGAGTTGTTGCGCGCGCTGGCCGCGCCAGTGCGGATCGCGATCGTGTTGCAGCTGCGCGAGTCCCACCGCTGCGTGCACGAGCTGGTGGATGCGCTGGGCGTGCCCCAACCGCTGGTAAGCCAGCACCTGAAGATTCTGAAGGCCGCCGGGGTGGTCACCGGGGAGCGGTCCGGTCGCGAGGTGCTCTACCGGCTCGCCGATCATCACCTCGCGCACATCGTGGTGGACGCGGTCGCGCACGCCAGTGAGGAGCCGCGCTGA
- a CDS encoding glycine--tRNA ligase — protein sequence MHRPVASVIDTVVNLAKRRGFVFPSGEIYGGTRSAWDYGPLGVEFKENIKRQWWRSVVSGRDDVVGLDSSIILPRQVWVASGHVEVFHDPLVESLITHKRYRADHLIEAYEAKHGHPPPNGLTDIRDPETGEPGQWTEPREFNMMLKTYLGPIETEEGLHYLRPETAQGIFVNFANVVTTARKKPPFGIGQIGKSFRNEITPGNFIFRTREFEQMEMEFFVEPSTAKEWHQYWIDTRLQWYVDLGIDQENLRLFEHPADKLSHYSDRTVDIEYKFGFAGNPWGELEGVANRTDFDLSTHAKHSGVDLSFYDQVTDTRYTPYVIEPAAGLTRSFMAFLIDAYVEDEAPNAKGKMEKRTVLRLDPRLSPVKAAVLPLSRHADLSPKARDLATELRKCWNIDFDDAGAIGRRYRRQDEIGTPFCVTVDFDSLEDNAATVRRRDDMSQERVPMNAVSDYLAARLKGC from the coding sequence GTGCACCGCCCCGTGGCGTCCGTCATCGACACCGTAGTGAACCTGGCCAAACGGCGCGGCTTCGTCTTTCCCTCGGGGGAGATCTACGGCGGCACCCGGTCGGCGTGGGATTACGGCCCGCTGGGTGTGGAGTTCAAAGAGAACATCAAACGGCAGTGGTGGCGCTCGGTGGTCAGCGGTCGCGACGACGTGGTCGGCCTGGATTCGTCGATCATCCTGCCGCGCCAGGTGTGGGTAGCCTCCGGCCACGTCGAGGTGTTCCATGACCCGCTGGTCGAGTCGTTGATCACCCACAAGCGCTACCGCGCCGACCATCTCATCGAGGCCTACGAAGCCAAGCACGGACACCCGCCGCCCAACGGGCTGACCGACATCCGCGACCCGGAGACCGGCGAGCCAGGCCAGTGGACCGAGCCGCGCGAGTTCAACATGATGCTCAAGACCTACCTGGGTCCGATCGAGACCGAGGAGGGCCTGCACTATCTGCGCCCCGAGACGGCGCAGGGCATCTTCGTCAACTTCGCCAACGTGGTGACGACCGCCCGTAAGAAGCCACCATTCGGTATCGGCCAGATCGGCAAGAGTTTTCGCAACGAGATCACTCCGGGCAACTTCATTTTCCGGACCCGCGAGTTCGAACAAATGGAAATGGAGTTCTTCGTCGAGCCGTCGACCGCGAAGGAATGGCATCAGTACTGGATCGACACCCGGCTGCAATGGTATGTCGACCTGGGCATCGATCAAGAGAACTTACGGTTATTCGAGCATCCCGCCGACAAGCTGTCGCACTACTCCGATCGCACCGTCGACATCGAGTACAAGTTCGGGTTCGCCGGTAATCCCTGGGGCGAGTTGGAAGGGGTCGCCAACCGCACCGATTTCGACTTGTCGACGCATGCAAAGCATTCCGGCGTCGACCTGTCGTTCTACGACCAGGTCACCGATACCCGGTACACGCCCTATGTCATCGAGCCGGCCGCAGGCCTGACGCGGTCGTTCATGGCGTTCTTGATCGACGCCTACGTGGAGGACGAAGCCCCGAACGCCAAGGGCAAGATGGAAAAACGCACAGTGCTGCGCCTGGACCCGCGCCTGTCTCCGGTCAAGGCCGCGGTGCTTCCGCTTTCCCGTCACGCCGACTTGAGCCCGAAGGCGCGGGACTTGGCCACCGAGTTGCGCAAGTGTTGGAATATCGACTTCGACGACGCCGGTGCGATCGGGCGACGTTACCGGCGCCAGGACGAGATCGGTACGCCGTTCTGCGTCACGGTCGATTTCGACTCACTCGAGGACAACGCCGCGACGGTGCGCCGGCGCGATGACATGTCCCAGGAGCGTGTCCCGATGAATGCCGTGTCCGACTATCTGGCGGCGCGCCTGAAGGGCTGTTAA
- a CDS encoding PPE family protein: MIPAFVFFPPEINSALIFGGPGAGPLFEAASAWDGLAVELSSSASSFHTTVSDLAGSAWMGPSSMSMTAAAAPYVEWLVIAAAQAEVAALQARIAALAFEGALVATVPLPQVLANRARLLVLIATNFFGINTAAIAQTELEYVEMWAQDVAAMLGYHAGAQSMAQALPEFSVPPAALGGSAPSADLTGLAGLVTAPLSFASQFFQGLSSLGTAFVSELQSVFGALSPAVSVLTSTPVATLTTVAQAGVYPATALMTPMATLAHSAGPAGPTTVPAAAPALAPAFVGATSAPLNAPHSAGSPLSDLQPLAGGGLGALGVATAGLGSARFIGSMSVPAAWEGSMPAYIATPAMSGVGSGAPPASAATGSGSGVPMAAMPVGDKSPEGEDRGTRAQVVRSRPKVVPRNRPG, encoded by the coding sequence ATGATTCCCGCGTTTGTGTTCTTCCCTCCTGAGATCAACTCGGCCTTGATATTTGGCGGTCCGGGGGCCGGACCTCTGTTCGAGGCGGCCTCGGCGTGGGATGGGCTGGCGGTTGAGCTGTCATCCTCGGCGTCGTCGTTTCACACCACGGTTTCCGATTTGGCCGGTAGCGCCTGGATGGGTCCGTCGTCGATGTCGATGACCGCCGCCGCGGCGCCTTACGTGGAATGGCTGGTTATCGCCGCGGCGCAAGCAGAGGTGGCGGCCCTGCAGGCCCGGATCGCGGCGCTAGCTTTCGAGGGAGCTCTGGTGGCGACGGTGCCGCTGCCGCAGGTGCTGGCGAACCGGGCCCGGCTGCTCGTGCTGATTGCGACGAACTTCTTCGGCATCAACACCGCGGCCATCGCACAGACCGAACTCGAATACGTCGAGATGTGGGCGCAGGATGTGGCGGCGATGTTGGGCTATCACGCCGGGGCTCAATCGATGGCGCAGGCATTGCCGGAGTTCAGCGTGCCGCCCGCGGCCCTGGGAGGTAGCGCACCGTCCGCGGACCTGACGGGCCTGGCGGGATTGGTGACGGCTCCGCTGAGTTTCGCGTCGCAGTTCTTCCAGGGACTGTCCTCACTGGGGACCGCGTTCGTCTCCGAACTGCAGTCGGTGTTCGGCGCACTCTCGCCGGCGGTCTCGGTGCTCACGTCGACGCCGGTGGCCACGTTGACCACGGTCGCGCAGGCCGGGGTGTACCCGGCCACCGCATTGATGACGCCCATGGCGACGCTCGCCCATAGTGCCGGACCTGCGGGCCCAACTACGGTGCCCGCTGCCGCGCCGGCACTGGCACCGGCGTTCGTCGGCGCCACCAGCGCGCCCCTCAACGCGCCACACAGCGCGGGTAGCCCGCTATCCGACCTGCAGCCGCTGGCCGGTGGGGGGTTGGGCGCCTTGGGCGTTGCGACGGCGGGCCTGGGGAGCGCGCGGTTCATCGGGTCGATGTCGGTGCCCGCCGCCTGGGAAGGATCGATGCCGGCGTACATCGCCACCCCGGCGATGTCGGGCGTGGGCTCCGGAGCCCCGCCCGCCTCGGCCGCTACCGGGTCGGGCAGTGGCGTGCCGATGGCCGCGATGCCGGTGGGCGACAAGAGCCCCGAGGGCGAGGACCGCGGGACCCGCGCTCAGGTGGTGAGGTCTCGTCCCAAGGTGGTTCCGCGCAACCGTCCGGGATAG
- a CDS encoding TPM domain-containing protein: protein MRRTARLIAVIATILTVGFGGSLLLTPSAGAQPPFRLADYITDPAGALSNSGHSAVSSALNKLYTDRHIRLWVVYVDNFSGQTPVEWAQRTVSSSDLGDYDALLAVGTTSREYAFLVPSTIKSINANQVDKLRRNKIEPALHNGDWSGAAVAAANGLDTSPGSSGRVALLAVLAGILVSLAVLLLVMRYRGRRRRAAALAAARRVDPTDADALAAVSPQALDDLSRALVVDVDNAVRTSANELDLAVSEFGEDRTQPFTQAVTNAKAALSQAFTIRQQLDDASPETPAQRRELLTQVIVSAARADRELESQTEAFEKLRDLVINAPTRLDSLTQQYVELTTRVAPAGERLAALHKEFSAAALTSVSGNVTAAKERLAFADRNIGSARELAAQAVSGQQAGLVDAVRAAESALGQARALLDAVDNAANDIQHAIDRLPSAMTDIQNGIERADQLLKKTANTKAAHRGDLFAARDAAVRAVESARAGASDDPLGEFSQLTKADAALNGLLATLAQEQAAAEQLNRSLEQALFTAQSRVRAVSDYVDTRRGSIGPEARTRLAEARRHLQAAEDKRSTLPTEAIAHANAASTLAATAQSLANEDVQLAQRAYMGRGGSDMGAMLGGIIIGNVLGGGMRGGFGGWSPTSFGGSPSSSGGDFMGGGGRF from the coding sequence CGCCGTGATCGCGACGATCCTCACGGTCGGCTTCGGCGGCAGCCTGCTGCTGACACCGTCCGCCGGCGCGCAACCACCATTCCGGTTGGCCGACTACATCACTGATCCCGCGGGAGCCTTGTCGAATTCCGGGCACAGCGCGGTCAGCTCCGCCCTCAACAAGCTGTACACCGACCGCCACATCCGGCTGTGGGTGGTCTATGTCGACAATTTCTCCGGGCAGACCCCGGTCGAATGGGCACAGCGCACCGTGAGCAGCAGCGACCTGGGCGACTACGACGCGCTGCTGGCCGTGGGCACCACCAGCCGTGAATACGCGTTCCTGGTGCCCTCCACGATCAAGAGCATCAACGCAAATCAGGTCGACAAGTTGCGGCGCAACAAGATCGAGCCCGCCCTGCACAACGGGGATTGGAGTGGGGCCGCCGTGGCGGCGGCCAACGGGCTCGACACCTCGCCCGGTTCGTCGGGCCGGGTGGCACTGCTGGCCGTGCTGGCGGGCATTCTCGTCTCGTTGGCGGTCCTGTTGCTGGTGATGCGTTATCGGGGCCGGCGCCGCCGCGCCGCGGCGTTGGCCGCGGCACGCCGGGTCGACCCCACCGACGCCGATGCGCTGGCCGCGGTGTCACCACAGGCACTCGACGACCTGTCCCGCGCGCTGGTGGTGGACGTCGACAATGCGGTACGCACCAGCGCCAATGAATTGGACCTGGCAGTCAGCGAATTCGGCGAAGACCGCACCCAGCCATTCACCCAGGCGGTGACCAACGCGAAAGCGGCTCTGTCCCAGGCATTCACGATCCGCCAGCAGCTCGACGACGCGTCGCCGGAGACACCGGCGCAGCGCCGCGAGTTGCTCACCCAGGTGATCGTCTCGGCGGCGCGGGCCGACCGCGAACTGGAGTCACAGACCGAGGCATTCGAGAAGCTGCGCGATTTGGTGATCAACGCCCCCACCCGGCTGGACTCGCTGACGCAGCAGTACGTGGAACTCACCACCCGCGTCGCACCGGCCGGGGAACGACTTGCCGCGCTGCACAAGGAATTCAGTGCCGCCGCACTGACTTCGGTGTCCGGCAATGTCACGGCGGCCAAGGAGCGCCTGGCATTCGCCGACCGCAACATCGGCAGCGCCCGTGAGCTTGCCGCCCAAGCCGTCAGCGGGCAGCAAGCCGGTCTAGTCGATGCCGTCCGCGCCGCAGAGTCGGCACTGGGCCAGGCGCGCGCGTTGCTCGACGCGGTGGACAACGCGGCCAACGACATTCAGCACGCCATTGACCGGTTGCCGTCGGCGATGACCGACATACAGAACGGGATCGAGCGTGCAGACCAACTGCTGAAGAAAACAGCGAACACCAAAGCCGCGCACCGCGGTGATCTGTTCGCGGCGCGCGACGCGGCCGTCAGGGCCGTCGAGAGCGCACGAGCCGGCGCATCCGACGATCCGCTGGGCGAATTCAGTCAGCTGACCAAGGCCGACGCCGCCCTGAACGGCCTACTGGCCACGCTGGCCCAGGAGCAGGCCGCCGCCGAGCAGCTGAACCGGTCGCTGGAGCAGGCGTTGTTCACCGCGCAGTCGAGGGTGCGCGCGGTGTCGGACTACGTCGACACGCGTCGGGGCAGCATCGGCCCCGAGGCGCGCACCCGGCTGGCCGAGGCCAGACGGCATCTCCAAGCCGCGGAGGACAAACGGTCGACGCTGCCGACCGAGGCGATCGCCCACGCCAATGCGGCGTCGACGCTGGCCGCCACGGCGCAGTCCCTGGCCAACGAGGACGTGCAACTCGCGCAGCGCGCCTACATGGGCCGCGGCGGCAGCGACATGGGCGCGATGCTCGGCGGGATCATCATCGGCAACGTTCTCGGCGGAGGAATGCGGGGCGGATTCGGCGGCTGGAGCCCGACCTCGTTCGGCGGCAGCCCAAGTTCGTCCGGCGGCGATTTCATGGGCGGCGGCGGCCGATTCTGA